In Candidatus Eisenbacteria bacterium, the following are encoded in one genomic region:
- a CDS encoding glycine--tRNA ligase subunit beta, translated as MRKTLLIEIGTEEIPAGYLSPALDAFAEKLASRLTGERILFERMERFATPRRLALRALAVEEMQPDREREVTGPPARIAFDADGNPTKAAIGFAKTQGIALTDLRKVTTDKGEYLAATVTDHGRATAEILADLVPEILASLPFPRTMRWESGGFVFARPIRWIVALLGGDVIDIAVAGVRSGRTSRGHRQLHPDPVRIDVPESYEEALRAAFVIVSPEERRSRIAESIAEAAAAEGGRVIDDPGLLDTVGYLVEHPHAVVGRFEERFLALPARVVITAMRSHQKYFSVADESGRLLPRFVAVANGTAGNEAEVRAGNERVLAARLADAEFYWNEDRSVPLAERVERLDRILWQEGMGSLLEKTERIEAIAGRLAAEAAPEAKGAATRAARLAKADLTTEMIRDGKEFTALQGYMGMEYARASGEEEDVARAIFEQYLPRFSGDALPETVPGVILSLADRIDTLIGCFAAGLVPSGSQDPYALRRSALGVVRMLAEERVRLDLGRLLAAGVEVYGGRLDDPEKILGDLRGFFRRRIRNLLVDEKGLPYDVTDAVLEIGIDRPADLEPRIRAIDAARADASFERLVFGCKRVMNILKGQEPAGDPDPALFRQEEEKGLAAAAEAIREGYVVSLEAGEYGRAMEMLLTLRDPIDRFFDAVLVMDKDDLVRRNRIALLQGTAQLFRGLADLSKVVLEGERDSSA; from the coding sequence GTGAGGAAGACGCTGCTCATCGAGATCGGCACCGAGGAGATCCCCGCCGGGTACCTGTCGCCGGCGCTGGACGCCTTCGCGGAAAAGCTCGCGTCGCGTCTCACCGGGGAGAGGATCCTCTTCGAGAGGATGGAGCGTTTCGCCACCCCGCGGCGGCTGGCGCTGCGCGCCCTGGCCGTGGAGGAGATGCAGCCGGACCGGGAGCGTGAGGTGACCGGGCCGCCGGCGCGGATCGCTTTCGACGCCGACGGAAACCCGACCAAGGCGGCGATCGGCTTCGCCAAGACCCAGGGGATCGCGCTGACGGACCTGCGGAAAGTGACCACCGACAAGGGAGAGTACCTCGCCGCTACGGTGACCGACCATGGGCGGGCGACGGCGGAGATCCTGGCGGACCTGGTGCCGGAGATCCTGGCGTCGCTCCCCTTCCCGCGGACCATGCGCTGGGAGTCCGGCGGCTTCGTCTTCGCCCGTCCCATCCGTTGGATCGTCGCGCTTCTCGGCGGGGACGTGATCGACATCGCCGTGGCGGGCGTGCGGAGCGGGCGGACGAGCCGCGGTCACCGGCAACTCCATCCCGATCCGGTGAGGATCGACGTTCCCGAATCCTACGAGGAGGCGCTCCGCGCCGCCTTCGTGATCGTCTCACCCGAGGAGAGGCGTTCGCGGATCGCCGAGTCGATCGCCGAGGCGGCGGCGGCCGAGGGAGGGCGCGTGATCGACGACCCCGGACTTCTGGACACGGTCGGCTACCTGGTCGAGCATCCCCACGCGGTGGTGGGACGTTTCGAGGAACGCTTCCTCGCCCTACCGGCACGTGTGGTGATCACCGCCATGCGTTCCCATCAAAAGTATTTCTCCGTCGCCGACGAGAGCGGCCGGCTCCTTCCGCGGTTCGTCGCCGTCGCCAACGGGACGGCGGGAAACGAGGCGGAGGTGCGCGCCGGCAACGAAAGGGTGCTCGCCGCCCGCCTGGCGGACGCCGAGTTCTATTGGAACGAGGACCGTTCCGTCCCCCTCGCCGAGCGGGTGGAGCGTCTCGACCGCATCCTGTGGCAGGAGGGGATGGGCTCCCTCCTCGAGAAGACCGAGCGGATCGAGGCGATCGCCGGACGGCTCGCCGCCGAGGCGGCGCCGGAGGCGAAGGGGGCGGCGACCCGCGCGGCCCGTCTCGCCAAGGCGGATCTCACCACCGAGATGATCCGGGACGGCAAGGAGTTCACCGCACTGCAGGGTTACATGGGAATGGAATACGCCCGCGCCTCCGGCGAGGAGGAGGACGTGGCGCGCGCGATCTTCGAGCAGTATCTCCCCCGCTTTTCCGGCGACGCGCTCCCGGAGACGGTGCCGGGGGTGATCCTGTCGCTGGCGGACCGGATCGACACGCTGATCGGCTGCTTCGCCGCCGGTCTCGTCCCGAGCGGTTCCCAGGATCCCTACGCCCTCCGCCGGAGCGCCCTCGGCGTGGTCCGCATGCTCGCCGAGGAGAGGGTCCGCCTCGATCTCGGCCGACTCCTCGCCGCCGGCGTGGAGGTGTACGGCGGGCGTCTCGACGACCCGGAGAAGATCCTCGGCGACCTGCGCGGTTTTTTCCGGCGGCGGATCCGCAACCTCCTGGTGGACGAGAAGGGTCTTCCCTACGACGTGACCGACGCCGTGCTCGAGATCGGCATCGACCGGCCCGCGGATCTGGAGCCTCGGATCCGGGCGATCGATGCAGCGCGCGCAGACGCTTCTTTCGAGCGGCTGGTCTTCGGGTGCAAGCGGGTGATGAACATCTTGAAGGGTCAGGAGCCGGCCGGCGATCCCGATCCGGCTCTCTTCCGGCAGGAGGAGGAGAAGGGGCTCGCCGCCGCCGCCGAAGCGATCCGCGAAGGATACGTCGTCTCGCTGGAGGCGGGGGAGTACGGCCGGGCGATGGAGATGCTCCTCACGCTGCGCGACCCCATCGACCGTTTCTTCGACGCGGTGCTCGTGATGGACAAAGACGATCTGGTCCGGCGGAACCGGATCGCCCTTCTCCAAGGCACGGCTCAGCTTTTCCGGGGGCTGGCCGATCTCTCGAAAGTGGTTTTGGAGGGGGAGCGCGATTCCTCCGCCTGA
- a CDS encoding glycosyltransferase family 2 protein, which produces MVREISIVFPAYNEEENVGESARRAVEAAEAAGISDFEILFVDDGSRDATAARVEALAAADPRIRLIRHPRNLGYAMALKTGFEAASKRYIFYSDSDNQFDMKEMKNFLPAIDDYDIVVGFRIYRFDPLTRLFLAWCYNLAARMIFRIRVRDIDCAFKLFRREVFDVITIESKKFFVDTEILAKAVRHKMRVTEIGVRHYPRPAGRSTVRASHVFSTIRELIQMWIKIYLRSDKPERPSSA; this is translated from the coding sequence ATGGTCCGAGAGATCAGTATCGTCTTCCCCGCCTACAACGAGGAAGAGAACGTCGGGGAGTCGGCGCGCCGCGCCGTCGAGGCGGCCGAAGCCGCCGGGATTTCCGATTTCGAGATCCTTTTCGTCGACGACGGGAGCCGGGACGCCACCGCCGCACGGGTGGAGGCGCTCGCCGCCGCCGACCCGCGTATCCGCCTGATCCGCCACCCCAGGAACCTCGGTTACGCCATGGCCCTCAAGACCGGCTTCGAGGCGGCGTCCAAGCGCTACATCTTCTACTCCGACTCGGACAACCAGTTCGATATGAAGGAGATGAAAAACTTCCTTCCCGCCATCGACGACTACGACATCGTCGTCGGGTTCCGCATCTACCGTTTCGACCCCTTGACGCGCCTTTTCCTGGCCTGGTGCTACAACCTCGCGGCGCGGATGATCTTTCGGATCCGGGTGCGCGATATCGATTGCGCCTTCAAGCTTTTCCGCCGGGAGGTGTTCGACGTAATCACCATCGAATCGAAGAAATTCTTCGTCGACACGGAGATCCTCGCCAAGGCGGTGCGGCACAAGATGCGCGTGACCGAAATCGGCGTCCGGCATTATCCGAGGCCTGCGGGAAGAAGCACGGTCCGGGCGAGTCACGTCTTTTCGACGATCCGCGAACTCATTCAGATGTGGATCAAAATCTACCTCCGCTCCGACAAGCCGGAGCGTCCTTCTTCCGCGTAG
- a CDS encoding YfhO family protein — protein MNGNGTGRKILLAAASILALLALFPMDLAPDRYLVTYRADLFEPWGPSSEDGASFNSDCLRSYYPRRVLASTALREGRIPLWDPWSFCGQPFLANFQSGVLYPVNWALLPFAPERQAGLFVWIHLVVAAVGMLLLLRSLGLSPGAALVGGMLFAAGDALAVRTGQSTMLAAASWIPALLWSVRRTIHGGSIAVLALVFAGTILAGFPPILVWASLLAGAWAVHQWLEVRGERGTRSILRAAGGFLLGAGLAAAQIVPTAELIGHSDRIRFAWPTLLSSAWHPAALLRLLVPDWLGSPFDGDDWAHLLSRGDGHYWQSFLSTACYAGAGTLLFAAVGFRTALRDRGARFLIIAGAAAAFLLLGTPLLRMISLVPGLSGSRVDRVVHLFSIALVVPAAFGFDRLRGGAGGRRCAVLAAAALAAAAAALLLFGGGIAGRIAGRIAGDAGALAAGTSPFAAARASRTLLVLGAALVPFLVPPRIRRSLFLLVAAAAVLVLDPALVARSRHVTVGEEGLPRERPEILFLREGAAEGRVVRFEEENLPPNLPGIFGIEDVAGYNALNIKEYRAYLDAFAPGAVKERRINPIEQTWELRSMLLARLAARWVIAPPAVSGLLEETRFPEERYRLAREGRFRVYEDRFAFPRVFLAERAVPVGSAEEAMEVLARRGRRNRVVAVVEGNFPGVEEAARAFPAGAGGRPEAAPFGGGEPTEETAVIVEREPERVVVDCAAGRARLLVLADVFYPGWRVSVDGAPARIWRTNRILRGVAIPAGAHRVVFTYRPLSFRVGSALSLLSLAALAALGFRAIRLRRAR, from the coding sequence ATGAACGGAAACGGAACCGGACGGAAGATCCTTCTCGCCGCCGCCTCGATCCTCGCCCTTCTCGCCCTTTTCCCGATGGATCTCGCGCCGGATCGTTATCTGGTCACCTACCGGGCGGATCTCTTCGAGCCCTGGGGACCGTCCTCGGAGGACGGAGCGTCCTTCAATTCGGATTGTTTGCGCTCGTACTATCCGAGGCGGGTGCTCGCCTCCACCGCGCTCCGTGAGGGGAGGATCCCGCTCTGGGACCCCTGGTCTTTCTGCGGACAGCCCTTTCTGGCGAACTTCCAGTCCGGCGTTCTCTACCCGGTCAACTGGGCGCTCCTCCCCTTCGCGCCGGAGAGGCAGGCGGGGCTCTTCGTCTGGATCCATCTCGTCGTCGCCGCGGTGGGGATGCTCCTCCTCCTCCGGTCTCTCGGGCTGTCGCCGGGCGCCGCTCTCGTCGGAGGGATGCTCTTCGCCGCCGGTGACGCCCTCGCGGTTCGGACGGGGCAGAGCACCATGCTCGCCGCCGCCTCTTGGATCCCGGCGCTTCTCTGGTCGGTGCGGCGAACGATTCATGGCGGAAGCATCGCGGTGCTCGCCCTCGTCTTCGCCGGGACGATCCTCGCCGGTTTCCCGCCCATCCTGGTATGGGCGAGCCTTCTCGCCGGGGCGTGGGCGGTTCATCAGTGGCTGGAGGTCCGTGGGGAGCGGGGGACGCGTTCGATCCTCCGCGCGGCGGGCGGCTTCCTTCTCGGCGCGGGGCTCGCGGCGGCCCAGATCGTGCCGACGGCCGAGCTGATCGGGCACTCGGACCGGATCCGTTTCGCCTGGCCGACGCTCCTCTCCTCGGCGTGGCACCCGGCGGCGCTCCTCAGGCTGCTCGTTCCGGATTGGCTCGGTTCCCCCTTCGACGGGGATGATTGGGCGCACCTGCTCTCCCGCGGCGACGGCCACTACTGGCAGTCCTTTCTCTCCACCGCGTGCTACGCCGGCGCCGGAACGCTCCTCTTCGCCGCCGTCGGTTTTCGAACCGCGCTGCGCGATCGCGGCGCCCGTTTCCTGATCATCGCCGGCGCGGCGGCCGCCTTCCTTCTGCTCGGCACGCCGCTTCTCCGGATGATCTCCCTCGTACCGGGGCTCTCCGGGTCCCGGGTCGACCGGGTGGTCCACCTGTTTTCGATCGCCCTCGTCGTTCCCGCCGCCTTCGGTTTCGATCGCCTGCGCGGGGGAGCGGGGGGGAGGCGCTGCGCGGTGCTCGCCGCCGCCGCGCTCGCCGCGGCCGCCGCGGCGCTCCTCCTGTTCGGCGGGGGGATCGCCGGCCGGATCGCCGGCCGGATCGCCGGCGACGCGGGGGCCCTGGCGGCGGGCACCTCCCCCTTCGCCGCGGCGCGGGCGTCTCGGACCCTTCTCGTTCTCGGCGCGGCGCTCGTTCCCTTCCTCGTTCCCCCGAGAATCCGCCGATCCCTGTTTCTTCTCGTCGCGGCCGCGGCGGTGCTGGTGCTCGATCCGGCCCTCGTCGCGCGGAGCCGTCACGTGACCGTCGGCGAAGAGGGTCTTCCCCGGGAGAGGCCGGAGATCCTTTTTCTTCGCGAGGGCGCGGCGGAGGGAAGGGTCGTCCGATTCGAGGAAGAGAACCTGCCGCCGAACCTTCCCGGCATATTCGGGATCGAGGACGTGGCCGGATATAACGCTTTGAATATTAAGGAATATCGCGCCTACCTGGACGCCTTCGCCCCCGGCGCGGTGAAGGAGAGAAGGATCAACCCGATCGAACAGACGTGGGAGCTGCGTTCGATGCTGTTGGCGCGGCTCGCCGCGCGCTGGGTGATCGCCCCGCCCGCCGTCTCCGGCCTCCTCGAAGAGACGCGTTTCCCCGAGGAGCGCTATCGTCTCGCCCGGGAAGGGCGTTTCCGCGTCTACGAGGACCGCTTCGCCTTCCCCCGGGTTTTTCTGGCGGAGCGGGCGGTGCCGGTCGGATCGGCGGAGGAGGCGATGGAGGTCCTCGCCCGCCGGGGCCGGCGGAACCGGGTCGTCGCCGTCGTCGAAGGGAACTTCCCCGGCGTGGAGGAAGCGGCTCGTGCTTTTCCGGCGGGCGCAGGCGGGCGGCCCGAGGCGGCCCCTTTCGGGGGGGGAGAGCCCACGGAGGAGACGGCCGTGATCGTGGAGAGGGAACCGGAGAGGGTGGTCGTCGACTGCGCCGCCGGCCGGGCGCGACTTCTCGTCCTCGCCGATGTGTTCTATCCCGGTTGGCGTGTTTCCGTCGACGGCGCGCCGGCTCGGATCTGGCGCACCAACCGGATCCTACGGGGCGTAGCGATTCCCGCCGGCGCGCACCGGGTCGTCTTCACCTATCGTCCCCTCTCCTTCCGGGTCGGCTCGGCGCTTTCCCTGCTTTCCCTCGCCGCCCTGGCGGCGCTCGGGTTCCGGGCAATTCGCTTGCGCCGGGCCCGGTGA
- a CDS encoding YfhO family protein, with product MKARRFIVLIFLGVALLFFREAAFRDRVEIPCNPNRWEPWRRHATAEEIAPPAVNTDCALAYYPRRVFATTWMRRGELPLWDPTTFCGQPFLADFQSSLLYPVNLALYAMEPMRAMGWFLIIHFVLGGWFAYRAARSFGVGRGGSIAAAVAFELNPFFLTRTGHPTFVATAAWLPMAVFAANRLVRKPGARQAALLAASLALAATAGFPQTLIHVYYAVAWLLFAAWALREGERPGRVLAAGAAAVVLSFALAAFQLLPTAEFLRHSTRDPVDTATFLSGTHHPFMLLRALVPDLFGNPMQENLWSPLFQRGNGLFRQNYVSTLNYFGVLPLVLGLYGIVRGRRRFFLGGLFLLPLLVIWGTPAANLAFHLPGFRFSRPDRLILLPLFAASLGFGMGVDRLARGERGIPRALLAGLVAILLAAAAAALAPEEIIRALSGGRVPPGPVAGTARASGVTTALFALLGIGLVLFRGRIGRRGFLAGAALLAGADLFLFGSRFHLTLPAESTFRETPEIRAIRGELGGEGRLVRFGVAARDFLPPATASLYGIDDTAGINALNLDRYRRLWERVEPGLYSYRRYLPLQRLESLDSPILRLVGGRVWTLRADGAPAPLRTVEPLPRATMHFRWETLPPERILERIGRPGFDPADTLFLEEESPHSPPLVAGERVADTRIERYEPDRVTVRARTPEPAFLLLADAWYPGWTATVDGEAARVYRADYAFRGVHVPAGEHVIDFRYRPASFRAGAGVSAAAVLLTASLAVLGRKRRREG from the coding sequence ATGAAGGCGCGCCGTTTCATCGTTCTCATTTTCCTGGGCGTCGCGCTCCTGTTCTTCCGGGAGGCCGCCTTTCGCGATCGGGTCGAGATCCCCTGCAATCCGAACCGGTGGGAGCCCTGGCGACGCCACGCCACGGCGGAAGAGATCGCCCCTCCGGCGGTGAACACCGACTGCGCCCTCGCCTATTATCCCCGGCGCGTCTTCGCGACGACCTGGATGCGCCGCGGTGAACTCCCCCTCTGGGATCCGACCACCTTCTGCGGCCAGCCCTTTCTCGCCGATTTTCAGAGTTCCCTTCTCTACCCGGTGAACCTCGCCCTTTACGCGATGGAGCCGATGCGGGCGATGGGGTGGTTTCTGATCATCCATTTCGTGCTCGGGGGGTGGTTCGCCTATCGGGCGGCCCGTTCCTTCGGGGTGGGGCGGGGCGGATCGATCGCGGCCGCCGTCGCCTTTGAGCTGAACCCCTTCTTTCTCACCCGAACCGGCCATCCCACCTTCGTGGCTACCGCCGCCTGGCTCCCGATGGCGGTCTTCGCGGCGAATCGTCTGGTTCGCAAACCGGGTGCGCGGCAGGCGGCGCTTCTCGCCGCGTCCCTCGCCCTGGCGGCGACGGCCGGGTTCCCCCAGACGCTGATCCACGTCTACTACGCCGTCGCCTGGCTCCTCTTCGCCGCCTGGGCCCTCCGCGAGGGGGAACGGCCGGGCCGGGTGCTCGCCGCAGGCGCGGCCGCGGTCGTTCTCTCCTTCGCCCTCGCCGCTTTTCAACTCCTGCCGACGGCGGAGTTCCTGCGCCACTCCACCCGGGACCCGGTGGACACGGCCACTTTTCTCTCCGGGACCCATCACCCGTTCATGCTCCTCCGCGCGCTGGTGCCCGATCTCTTCGGCAATCCGATGCAAGAGAATCTCTGGTCCCCTCTCTTTCAGAGGGGAAACGGGCTTTTTAGACAGAATTATGTTTCGACGCTGAACTATTTCGGCGTTCTTCCCCTCGTCCTCGGGCTGTACGGGATCGTGAGGGGGCGCCGCCGGTTCTTCCTGGGAGGGCTTTTCCTGCTTCCGCTTCTGGTGATTTGGGGGACGCCGGCGGCGAACCTCGCCTTCCACCTTCCCGGTTTCCGTTTCTCCCGCCCGGACCGTTTGATCCTTCTCCCCCTCTTCGCCGCGTCCCTCGGTTTCGGCATGGGGGTGGACCGTCTGGCGCGCGGGGAGAGGGGGATCCCCCGGGCGCTTCTCGCCGGGCTCGTCGCGATCCTTCTCGCCGCAGCCGCCGCGGCGCTCGCTCCGGAGGAGATCATCCGCGCCCTGTCGGGAGGGAGGGTGCCTCCCGGGCCGGTGGCGGGGACGGCGCGCGCTTCGGGGGTCACCACCGCCCTCTTCGCGCTCCTCGGGATCGGGCTCGTCCTCTTCCGGGGGCGCATCGGTCGCCGCGGATTTCTCGCCGGCGCGGCGCTTCTCGCCGGCGCGGATCTTTTCCTCTTCGGGAGCCGTTTCCACCTTACCCTTCCGGCGGAGTCCACCTTCCGCGAGACGCCGGAGATCCGGGCGATCCGCGGAGAACTGGGAGGGGAGGGGAGGCTCGTCCGGTTCGGCGTGGCGGCGCGCGATTTCCTCCCGCCCGCCACCGCTTCCCTCTACGGGATCGACGACACGGCGGGCATCAACGCCCTCAATCTGGACCGCTACCGCCGTCTGTGGGAGAGGGTCGAGCCGGGTCTCTACTCTTACCGGCGCTACCTGCCGTTGCAGAGGCTGGAGAGCCTCGACTCTCCCATCCTCCGCCTCGTCGGCGGAAGGGTCTGGACGCTCCGGGCGGACGGCGCGCCGGCGCCTCTCCGCACGGTCGAGCCGCTCCCGCGGGCGACGATGCACTTCCGTTGGGAGACGCTCCCGCCGGAAAGGATCCTCGAGAGGATCGGCCGCCCCGGCTTCGACCCGGCGGACACGCTCTTCCTGGAGGAGGAGTCCCCGCACTCCCCGCCGCTCGTCGCGGGGGAGCGCGTGGCCGATACGCGGATTGAGCGCTACGAACCGGACAGGGTGACGGTGCGCGCCCGAACCCCGGAGCCCGCTTTTCTTCTTCTCGCCGATGCCTGGTATCCCGGCTGGACGGCGACGGTGGATGGTGAAGCGGCGCGGGTCTACAGGGCGGATTACGCCTTTCGCGGCGTGCATGTGCCCGCCGGTGAGCATGTGATAGACTTCCGCTACCGCCCGGCGTCGTTCCGCGCCGGGGCCGGGGTGTCCGCGGCGGCCGTCCTACTCACCGCGTCGCTCGCGGTGCTCGGCCGGAAGAGGAGGAGAGAGGGATGA
- a CDS encoding alkaline phosphatase family protein, with protein sequence MSRVLITGIDGVTFDTLDPWMDDGVLPYLASIRREGVTAPLRSTFPPITAPAWVSFMTGKNPGKTGIFEFLYSRGGTFEQTPVNATVRDGIPLWEILSREGRRVLVLGVPVTYPPDPVRGTLISGFLTPPGARDFTRPPELLDELEEAFGPYPIYHKEVYQKGKVDRVLDEAFRILEYRRNVSLKLLKEREWDFAITYFEGTDRVQHELWHVFDETHPHSNRKESRAHRDRVLDYYREVDETARLVGEAARGFDPDATEIIMSDHGFGPIHTYMNFNVWLWENGFLRLRRDLSTRLKTLLFRLGFTPALGYRAAMRFGLAGLRLSRGVGARSVLFDRINRIFLSLENIDWEKTRAFSKGNYGQIYVNLRGRERFGSVDPADYDRTAGELVDKLREIRDPEDGGPLLAEVFRREERYEGPYVERMPDVLFIPRDMKHKALGIVDFTTRRFLEPTFGNSGDHRMDGVFFARGGPFLGGAGRIETLSIADVTPTVLHVFGLGVPEDMDGRVIEAALRPDWLRENPVRFRPPYERARPEELDLDDAERREIIDRLKGMGYVG encoded by the coding sequence ATGAGCCGCGTGCTGATCACGGGGATCGACGGCGTGACGTTCGACACCCTCGATCCCTGGATGGACGACGGCGTCCTTCCCTACCTCGCGTCGATCCGGCGCGAGGGGGTGACCGCCCCTCTCCGTTCCACTTTCCCGCCCATTACCGCACCCGCCTGGGTTTCCTTCATGACCGGCAAGAACCCGGGGAAGACGGGGATCTTCGAGTTCCTCTACAGCCGGGGCGGCACCTTCGAGCAGACTCCGGTGAACGCCACCGTCCGGGACGGCATTCCCCTTTGGGAGATCCTCTCCCGCGAGGGGCGGCGCGTGCTCGTGCTCGGCGTGCCGGTCACCTATCCGCCCGACCCGGTGCGGGGGACCCTGATCAGCGGGTTCCTGACGCCGCCGGGGGCGCGCGATTTCACCCGGCCGCCGGAGCTTCTCGATGAGCTGGAGGAAGCCTTCGGCCCCTATCCGATCTACCACAAGGAGGTCTACCAGAAGGGAAAGGTGGACCGCGTGCTCGACGAGGCGTTCCGCATCCTCGAGTACCGGCGGAACGTGAGCCTCAAGCTGCTCAAGGAGCGGGAGTGGGACTTCGCGATCACCTATTTCGAGGGGACCGACCGGGTGCAGCACGAGCTTTGGCACGTTTTCGACGAGACCCACCCCCATTCGAACCGGAAAGAGTCGCGCGCCCACAGGGATCGGGTGTTGGACTACTACCGCGAGGTGGACGAAACGGCGAGGCTCGTCGGCGAAGCGGCCCGCGGGTTCGATCCGGACGCGACGGAAATCATCATGTCCGATCACGGCTTCGGACCGATTCACACCTATATGAATTTCAACGTCTGGCTCTGGGAAAACGGATTTCTTCGTCTGCGAAGGGACTTGTCGACGCGTCTGAAGACGCTCCTCTTTCGGCTCGGCTTCACCCCCGCCCTCGGCTACCGCGCCGCCATGCGGTTCGGGCTCGCCGGGCTTCGTCTCTCGCGCGGCGTGGGGGCGCGTTCGGTCCTCTTCGACCGGATCAACCGGATCTTCCTCTCCCTGGAGAACATCGACTGGGAAAAAACCCGGGCCTTCTCGAAGGGGAACTACGGCCAGATCTACGTGAATCTCCGCGGGCGGGAGCGGTTCGGTTCCGTCGATCCCGCCGACTACGACCGGACCGCCGGAGAGCTGGTCGACAAGCTGCGGGAGATCCGCGATCCCGAGGACGGCGGCCCGCTCCTCGCCGAGGTGTTCCGCCGGGAGGAACGCTACGAAGGGCCCTACGTCGAGCGGATGCCGGACGTTCTCTTCATCCCCCGGGACATGAAGCACAAAGCGCTCGGCATCGTGGACTTCACGACCCGGCGCTTTCTCGAGCCCACCTTCGGCAACTCCGGCGATCACCGGATGGACGGCGTCTTTTTCGCCCGCGGCGGCCCCTTCCTCGGCGGCGCGGGGCGGATCGAAACCCTCTCCATCGCGGACGTGACGCCCACGGTTCTCCACGTTTTCGGCCTCGGCGTGCCGGAGGACATGGACGGCCGCGTGATCGAGGCGGCGCTCCGTCCGGATTGGCTCCGGGAGAACCCGGTCCGGTTCCGTCCTCCCTACGAGCGGGCGCGGCCGGAGGAGCTGGACCTGGACGACGCGGAGAGGCGGGAGATCATCGACCGGCTGAAGGGCATGGGCTACGTGGGGTAG